A single Capra hircus breed San Clemente chromosome 13, ASM170441v1, whole genome shotgun sequence DNA region contains:
- the PRELID3B gene encoding PRELI domain containing protein 3B isoform X2: protein MQKYPNPMNPSVVGVDVLDRHIDPSGKLHSHRLLSTEWGLPSIVKSIIGAARTKTYVQEHSVVDPIEKTMELKSTNISFTNMVSVDERLIYKPHPQDPEKTILTQEAIITVKGVSLGSYLEGLMASTISSNANKGREAMEWVIHKLNAEIEELTASARGSIRTPMAAAAFVEK from the exons ATGCAGAAATACCCAAACCCTATGAATCCGAGTGTGGTTGGAGTTGATGTACTGGACAGACACATAGATCCCTCTGGAAAGTTGCACAGCCATAGACTTCTCAGCACAGAGTGGGGACTGCCTTCCATTGTGAAATCT ATTATTGGTGCAGCAAGAACCAAAACATATGTGCAAGAACATTCTGTAGTGGATCCCATAGAGAAAACAATGGAACTTAAATCTACAAAT atttcatttacaaatatgGTTTCAGTAGATGAGAGACTTATATACAAACCACATCCTCAAGACCCAGAAAA AACTATTTTGACTCAAGAAGCCATAATTACTGTGAAAGGAGTCAGTCTCGGCAGTTACCTTGAAGGGCTGATGGCAAGTACAATATCATCAAATGCTAATAAA ggccgAGAAGCAATGGAGTGGGTAATACATAAATTAAATGCTGAAATTGAAGAGCTGACAGCTTCAGCAAGAGGAAGCATACGGACACCAATGGCAGCAGCAGCGTTTGTGGAGAAATGA
- the TUBB1 gene encoding tubulin beta-1 chain isoform X2 → MREIVHIQIGQCGNQIGAKFWEVIGEEHGIDWAGSYCGDSALQLERISVYYNEAHGKKYVPRAVLVDLEPGTMDSIRSSRVGALFQPDSFVHGNSGAGNNWAKGFYTEGAELVDSVLDVMRAEAEGCDCLQGFQLVHSLGGGTGSGMGTLLLGKIREEYPDRILNSFSVMPSPKVSDTVVEPYNAVLALHQLVLNSDACFCIDNEALYDICFRTLRLSTPTYGDLNHLVSLTMSGITTSLRFPGQLNADLRKLAVNMVPFPRLHFFMPGFAPLTAQGSQQYRALTVAELTQQMFDARNTMAACDPRRGRYLTVACIFRGRMSTKEVDEQLLNVQTRNSSCFVEWIPNNVKVAVCDIPPRGLSMAATFIGNNTAIQELFGRISEHFSAMFKRKAFVHWYTGEGMDINEFAEAESDIQDLVSEYQQFQDARADVEEKEEVGAETEVEPADKEH, encoded by the exons ATGCGTGAGATCGTACACATCCAGATTGGCCAGTGTGGCAACCAGATTGGAGCCAAG ttcTGGGAGGTGATTGGAGAGGAGCATGGGATAGACTGGGCCGGGAGCTACTGCGGGGACAGCGCTCTGCAGCTGGAGAGGATCAGCGTGTACTACAATGAGGCCCATG GTAAGAAATACGTGCCCCGGGCAGTCTTGGTGGATCTGGAACCCGGGACCATGGACAGCATCCGATCCAGCCGAGTGGGGGCCCTCTTCCAACCGGACAGCTTTGTCCACG GTAACTCTGGGGCCGGTAACAACTGGGCGAAGGGCTTCTACACGGAGGGCGCCGAGCTGGTGGACAGCGTGCTGGACGTGATGCGTGCCGAAGCCGAGGGCTGCGACTGCCTGCAGGGCTTCCAGCTAGTGCATTCGCTGGGCGGGGGCACAGGGTCGGGGATGGGCACTCTGCTGCTGGGCAAGATCCGCGAGGAGTACCCTGACCGCATCCTGAACTCGTTCAGCGTGATGCCCTCACCAAAGGTGTCAGACACTGTGGTGGAGCCCTACAATGCCGTGCTGGCGCTGCACCAGCTTGTGCTCAACTCCGACGCCTGCTTCTGCATCGACAACGAGGCGCTCTACGACATCTGCTTCCGCACGCTGCGGCTCAGCACTCCCACCTACGGGGACCTCAACCACCTGGTGTCCCTCACCATGAGCGGCATCACTACCTCTCTGCGCTTCCCCGGCCAGCTCAACGCTGACCTGCGCAAGCTGGCCGTGAACATGGTGCCCTTCCCGCGCCTGCACTTTTTCATGCCCGGCTTTGCGCCGCTCACGGCCCAGGGCAGCCAGCAGTACCGCGCGCTGACCGTGGCCGAGCTCACCCAGCAGATGTTTGATGCCCGCAACACCATGGCCGCCTGCGACCCCCGCCGCGGCCGATACCTTACCGTGGCCTGCATCTTCCGGGGCCGGATGTCCACGAAGGAGGTGGATGAGCAGCTGCTCAACGTGCAGACCAGGAACAGCAGCTGCTTCGTGGAGTGGATCCCCAACAACGTCAAGGTGGCCGTGTGCGACATCCCACCCCGGGGGCTGAGCATGGCGGCCACCTTCATCGGCAACAACACAGCCATCCAGGAGCTGTTCGGCAGGATTTCCGAGCACTTCTCGGCCATGTTCAAGAGGAAGGCCTTCGTGCACTGGTACACCGGTGAGGGGATGGACATCAACGAGTTTGCTGAAGCTGAGAGTGACATCCAGGATTTGGTGTCCGAATACCAACAGTTTCAAGATGCCAGAGCGGAtgtggaagagaaggaggaggtgggggcagaaACAGAAGTGGAACCGGCAGATAAGGAACATTAA
- the ATP5E gene encoding ATP synthase subunit epsilon, mitochondrial: MVAYWRQAGLSYIRYSQICAKAVRDALKTEFKANAMKTSGSSIKIVKVKKE; this comes from the exons ATGGTGGCGTACTGGCGACAGGCTGGACTCAG CTACATCCGATACTCCCAGATCTGTGCAAAAGCAGTCAGAGATGCACTGAAGACCGAATTCAAAGCAAACGCCATGAAGACTTCCGGCAGCAGcataaaaattgtgaaagtgaaaaaggaataa
- the TUBB1 gene encoding tubulin beta-1 chain isoform X1, with product MREIVHIQIGQCGNQIGAKFWEVIGEEHGIDWAGSYCGDSALQLERISVYYNEAHGKKYVPRAVLVDLEPGTMDSIRSSRVGALFQPDSFVHGRFFRKVPPGREQERLLEVRILPSPHARSWGGGGGRGVTESPVSTGNSGAGNNWAKGFYTEGAELVDSVLDVMRAEAEGCDCLQGFQLVHSLGGGTGSGMGTLLLGKIREEYPDRILNSFSVMPSPKVSDTVVEPYNAVLALHQLVLNSDACFCIDNEALYDICFRTLRLSTPTYGDLNHLVSLTMSGITTSLRFPGQLNADLRKLAVNMVPFPRLHFFMPGFAPLTAQGSQQYRALTVAELTQQMFDARNTMAACDPRRGRYLTVACIFRGRMSTKEVDEQLLNVQTRNSSCFVEWIPNNVKVAVCDIPPRGLSMAATFIGNNTAIQELFGRISEHFSAMFKRKAFVHWYTGEGMDINEFAEAESDIQDLVSEYQQFQDARADVEEKEEVGAETEVEPADKEH from the exons ATGCGTGAGATCGTACACATCCAGATTGGCCAGTGTGGCAACCAGATTGGAGCCAAG ttcTGGGAGGTGATTGGAGAGGAGCATGGGATAGACTGGGCCGGGAGCTACTGCGGGGACAGCGCTCTGCAGCTGGAGAGGATCAGCGTGTACTACAATGAGGCCCATG GTAAGAAATACGTGCCCCGGGCAGTCTTGGTGGATCTGGAACCCGGGACCATGGACAGCATCCGATCCAGCCGAGTGGGGGCCCTCTTCCAACCGGACAGCTTTGTCCACGGTAGGTTTTTCCGGAAGGTTCCACCGGGGAGAGAGCAAGAGCGCCTCCTGGAGGTGCGcatcctccccagcccccatgcCCGatcctgggggggtgggggagggaggggggtgacCGAGTCCCCTGTGTCCACAGGTAACTCTGGGGCCGGTAACAACTGGGCGAAGGGCTTCTACACGGAGGGCGCCGAGCTGGTGGACAGCGTGCTGGACGTGATGCGTGCCGAAGCCGAGGGCTGCGACTGCCTGCAGGGCTTCCAGCTAGTGCATTCGCTGGGCGGGGGCACAGGGTCGGGGATGGGCACTCTGCTGCTGGGCAAGATCCGCGAGGAGTACCCTGACCGCATCCTGAACTCGTTCAGCGTGATGCCCTCACCAAAGGTGTCAGACACTGTGGTGGAGCCCTACAATGCCGTGCTGGCGCTGCACCAGCTTGTGCTCAACTCCGACGCCTGCTTCTGCATCGACAACGAGGCGCTCTACGACATCTGCTTCCGCACGCTGCGGCTCAGCACTCCCACCTACGGGGACCTCAACCACCTGGTGTCCCTCACCATGAGCGGCATCACTACCTCTCTGCGCTTCCCCGGCCAGCTCAACGCTGACCTGCGCAAGCTGGCCGTGAACATGGTGCCCTTCCCGCGCCTGCACTTTTTCATGCCCGGCTTTGCGCCGCTCACGGCCCAGGGCAGCCAGCAGTACCGCGCGCTGACCGTGGCCGAGCTCACCCAGCAGATGTTTGATGCCCGCAACACCATGGCCGCCTGCGACCCCCGCCGCGGCCGATACCTTACCGTGGCCTGCATCTTCCGGGGCCGGATGTCCACGAAGGAGGTGGATGAGCAGCTGCTCAACGTGCAGACCAGGAACAGCAGCTGCTTCGTGGAGTGGATCCCCAACAACGTCAAGGTGGCCGTGTGCGACATCCCACCCCGGGGGCTGAGCATGGCGGCCACCTTCATCGGCAACAACACAGCCATCCAGGAGCTGTTCGGCAGGATTTCCGAGCACTTCTCGGCCATGTTCAAGAGGAAGGCCTTCGTGCACTGGTACACCGGTGAGGGGATGGACATCAACGAGTTTGCTGAAGCTGAGAGTGACATCCAGGATTTGGTGTCCGAATACCAACAGTTTCAAGATGCCAGAGCGGAtgtggaagagaaggaggaggtgggggcagaaACAGAAGTGGAACCGGCAGATAAGGAACATTAA
- the PRELID3B gene encoding PRELI domain containing protein 3B isoform X1, whose amino-acid sequence MKIWTSEHVFDHPWETVTTAAMQKYPNPMNPSVVGVDVLDRHIDPSGKLHSHRLLSTEWGLPSIVKSIIGAARTKTYVQEHSVVDPIEKTMELKSTNISFTNMVSVDERLIYKPHPQDPEKTILTQEAIITVKGVSLGSYLEGLMASTISSNANKGREAMEWVIHKLNAEIEELTASARGSIRTPMAAAAFVEK is encoded by the exons ATGAAGATCTGGACTTCGGAGCACGTCTTTGA CCATCCATGGGAAACCGTTACAACAGCTGCAATGCAGAAATACCCAAACCCTATGAATCCGAGTGTGGTTGGAGTTGATGTACTGGACAGACACATAGATCCCTCTGGAAAGTTGCACAGCCATAGACTTCTCAGCACAGAGTGGGGACTGCCTTCCATTGTGAAATCT ATTATTGGTGCAGCAAGAACCAAAACATATGTGCAAGAACATTCTGTAGTGGATCCCATAGAGAAAACAATGGAACTTAAATCTACAAAT atttcatttacaaatatgGTTTCAGTAGATGAGAGACTTATATACAAACCACATCCTCAAGACCCAGAAAA AACTATTTTGACTCAAGAAGCCATAATTACTGTGAAAGGAGTCAGTCTCGGCAGTTACCTTGAAGGGCTGATGGCAAGTACAATATCATCAAATGCTAATAAA ggccgAGAAGCAATGGAGTGGGTAATACATAAATTAAATGCTGAAATTGAAGAGCTGACAGCTTCAGCAAGAGGAAGCATACGGACACCAATGGCAGCAGCAGCGTTTGTGGAGAAATGA